TTTCCTTAAGATAccctattaatttattaaatctgaatttcaattAATAGTGTTGTCTTTCCTATCTAGCCAAACCTGTTTCCCACAGAAAAGTTCAGCAGAGAATAAACATTGCATTGTTCATTAATTAAAAGTTATCCTCATAAATGTTAAGTATTAATATCTTCAAACTTTTCCTTCAACAAGGTAATAatcctttttctttgaagggaatTGCAAATGCGATTAGAAGGTAACATTAGAAAACTTAACGTGGCAAAATTCTATTTGAATGCCtacttcaaagaaaagaaaattacattgtATGTACATTGAGAAATTCTGTCACCTACCATAAAAATCGAAATGTCAATTTTAGTCATTGCTGGTGAAACACTaaaagttttcagaaattttcttaaagtatttttttttgttttctgaattgaACATTCaacttaatgaataaattaattagaggcattttctcttcctttttttttttttttaataatttaggaACAAGCTTTCCAAAGCTAGTATTGTTTCTGGCAGCTGTTCCAAGCCAATGCATTACTGTTGAACTGAAATGTGATTATCATCATTGCAATGCATAAACATTCAtcttttttgaaatgtattaaaactgaaatgaataaaaatagtatatatgtttatttttatctacttTGGTTGTATTTTCTCTACAATATTAAACATTTGGAAGAGACTAAAAGGATGCAAAAAGAATATCTTATTTGTGTGCTTCCATTTGTGACTTAATGGGAAATTATCTAGATTCATTTGACTATTAAATGGTGCTTTATACATAAAGTTTGAGTATTTTTATATACAAACTTTTTAATATGTCGACTTTCCCAATATTTAATCATATTCTGctcttttcatatttattcatGTACTTTTTCCATATTTCAAAGTAAGTTATCCACTGAAGACCAACATCTCATTTAATGCATTAAGGCTTATAAATAGGCTAGCATAACAAATTTAGGCATGCTTGCAAAGTTgaattatatcttttaaaaaatcattttattcttatttttagttgTTAACTCTATCTTGATtatgtttagttttaaaaaataacagtaactTAAATATAAAGTGTTCACTTCTACTCTCTTGCTGCTCTTTAAGTCAAAATATTAGCTTCCCTGGTTACCTCAAAACTTtgttctttataaaattttttaaagagctaATGACTAGAGGCTgggttttcatttaattttttaaggagtGGTATTCTCAGCTGAAAGTTGTCTATTTATTGGGGAAAAAACATGTTAAACCCGTTTGTGTTGTTAAAATTTTCCTTGTTACATGAATCGGTCATATTTGTAGCTTTATAAAGGGTGGGGGCAGTGGCGGTCAGGGGAGTCATGACTTCCCATATTCTCTTTGGTCAAATTTTTATGTAGTGTCAAAGGCAGTTTCGGTTCTGCTCTCTGATACGTAAGCTTTTACACAAGCTATAAAATTGTTAAACTCAAAAGACTTGTTGGAGTATAAATTTTCCAACCAGTTAACACCTTTTTCAGGTCAACTGGTTGTAAACCATTTCAGATAGGATCAGTGTATGTGTGATGGGAAATAGAGTGTGCAGATGAATGAGAGGATAGATCCTGTCCTTAGAGAAGACAGGCAGGATAAGGTATGACAGCACTTCCGTCGGAGAGGAGAGTTCTTGGTGAGGTAATGATAGTTACATAAAGGGAGTTTTGATCACTTTTCTTAGGAACCAACTTCACAAGGATGTTTAAGTAAAAATACTATTAATTACAAAACAACTTTTTGAACCAAGTAATCAACTGTTTAACCTGGTACTGGCTGTGCATAATGCCTAAaacagtaggcattcaataagtaattggaacagaaaataaatatatttagtcTTATTGcatgattttaagaaaaaaactcgGTCTTTCCACACGAAGTGGTTAATGTGTCAATAGAATTTTTACCATGCCCTAGGGGGAGACACTTGGAATAATAAGTAAGGGACCTTAGAATAATAGTCACTAGCAGTTTTATTGCTTAAATAGTCAAAGTAGAATATTCTTTCCTGCAGTTCTCCTCTTTGAAAGGTGTGCTTTTCTTTAAAGCTAAGTGTTTATAAGTGGTAAGTAAAATTTTAGcaacttaatatttttttcaatacatGGTTGACTTTTAGAGTATAAGCCAAATACATcaatacacatataaaattaaggctataaatagaaaaataccaGGCAATTCTTCAGTCTTGTTCAGTGTGATATTTGTTGTTATTATGAAAGTACACTACAAAAGAGGCTTGATACCTAAATCGCTTCCATTTTATCTGTAATTATAACTTTTAGTATGTTAAGTAACTTTTAGTATGTTAAGTAAGATCTTAAAACCAGATTGTTGACTGGTTTTAAGACAACATCTGCTTGGGTCAATATATATTTGAACTAAGTTGagctgttttctgtttgtttctcattttccttatatgtgtttctctttcattttccttataTGTGTAATACAGAATTAGAGAAGGAATGTTGCTTTTGGTCTAAATATCAGCTGCTTTTATTGAGCTATAGAATTTGCATATCTATACATTTAATATGCATGTTAAAATAGAACTCTTAAAATTATAATCTACGGTATCTCCTCTTTCCTGAGTTTCTAAGGTTCGTGATTATGAAGCCTCAGCAGAGTGTTTTGAACAATGGAGTCTGAACTGTAATTAGAAGGCAACTTTAAATGAATGCTTACTTGCTTACATTTTTGCCATCTTTAGTATAATAGTTTTGTGTCTGATCTTAGCATGCTATATAGTATTTCAGTATTACTAAAAACAACTTATACATCCCCTTGCACTACTTCTTTCAGTTGTCAAAATGTCACCATTATTGCTGGGATTCTAAGAAATCTCTACAGATGCCTCTGATGACATCAGAAACGATTGGTTCTAATCCTGTGAACTCTCTTGTGAAGAAAACATGCGACTCCTTTGGTTTAGAGGCCATATCTTTCAGGTCATCCAGAGGTGCCCAAGCCACACCAACAGAGAAGATGGTGATACCTACAATAGAAGTATTTTTAAGTCAATTAAAACCAAGTTCCAGCTTATGTATAAAATTACGTGTATATATTTTTCACACATTAGTACATAGTTGCAGACAAAACTGCCTTGTAATGCCTGAAGAACTAAATCCCCTGTACCAAATTGTTGGGCTGGTTTTAGCAGTAATCGTGATGAGAATGGCTAAACAGTTGGGTCAAAACCACAGGTTTTGCCATCAGTGCAGTTTACCACCTTAACAGATAAGTCATATGAtcgctgaaagaaaaaaataatttgataaagttcaacatccattcatgatagtACACAGTAAGCTAGAAGGAGAAGGAAGCTTTCTTAACCTGataatacctaaagacaaataaGAACAAACCCTACAGCAAACATACTTAGTGAAATGGTGAAAACTACTCAGAGTTTGGCATGAGGAAGGACAACCTGCTATCATCACAATTAATTGTTATACTGGAGTCATAGCCAGTATAATAGAGCAAGAAAAAATGACACAGAAGATGGGATATATAAATGATGAAAGTTTTCTAAGGCTCTTGCCTTGTCTGGGGAATGGTGACAAGTCCTCTATGAGTGATAATTGTTTCTCCCATTTCATTATGTGTTGCATTAGCAAACTGGCCAATAGTAAGAAATtgacagggacttctctggtggcgcagtagttaggaatctgcctgccaatgcagggaacactggttcaagccctggtccgggaagatcccacatgccgcggagcaactaagcctgtgtgccacaactactcagcttgtgctctagagcccgcgagccacaactgctgaggcccacgtgcctagagcccatgctctgcaacaagagaagccactgcaatgagaagcccatgcactctgtagcatagagtagaccccactcgcagcaactaaaCAAAGCCCGCaaacagcagtgaagacccaatgtggccaaaaataaagttatttttttaaaaaaatgacagtcTTTAATCCCAAAGCAAAAGTTTTCTGATGATGAAAACAGCCAGggacttcctggcagtccagtggttaagactccatgcttacACTGTAGGGCGCAGGGGTTTGATttctgtttggggaactaagatcctgcatgctgcacagcgcagccaaaataaagtaacaaaaaCCGCCAAAAAATGTCTATGAAGTGTAGACTACCATCTATGTACTGGAGGAAATCCCGCATGAAATTTTTAGAGTTTCTGAAATAGTTACTCCCTTCTATCCAAAGCTTCATCACCCTTCTAGTGGTATACAGTGATCAGAGTTGTGAATACTTAAGACATAAATAAAGCAGGTTTTGATGATGTAAAAGCTACTTGAAACAATTACTGATTTATCATCACCAGCTaatcctcccctctccctggcgAAAGAAGTCAAAAAAATTTCTCCCCTTCAGTTTTcttcacttttaattttacattCAAGCTCAGATTGTCAAGCTCAGGCCCAGTATATAATTAcagttaaaaaatcaaaacagctgTGCCCTAGCCCTGAACACCTATCCTATCTTCTGGCTTTTGTTAACTTTCACTTTGCTATCACTAAAGGATAACTTTCATGAAAATAGTGCGGCCCAACCTCCTGAAGTTCAATTAATCACAtagggagaatatatttgaatttatttagtTCACTTTATGTAGCCTGAATCCAATCCTGTTAACCATAAATTCAGTAAGCTACACTTTTAAGGAGTATGATAGCAAAAAGGTCTTCAACATAAGTTAGTTGAAGAATACATTAAGACATGTATAAAAATAAGCCATTGTATATACAGCTTAAATTGCAGGTATCCATTCTCTATTCTACTTAATAAAAACAGTATTCCATCAATACCTATAAAAGGACACAAGTGCACTAGCAGAGGTGCtaataaatgtataaaagcaAAAGTCATTAGGAATTAAATAGGGAAAAGGAAGTACAGAGGAGTATAGAAAAATGTAAGGCTCTTCATTCTCCCCCTCCCAagttagcatttttgtttttttaaatattattgggggcttccctggtggcgcagtggttgggagtccgcctgctgatgcagaggacacgggttcgtgccccggtctgggagcatcccacatgccacggagtggctgggcccgtgggccatggccgctgagcctgcgcgtccggagcctgtgctccgcaatgggagaggccacagcggtgagaggcccacgtaccgcaaaaatatatatatatatatatatttatatttatatataaatatattttatatatattatatataatatatattatatatataattggaCTCCCAATCATTCCGTTtttatcccaggaaagggaaCCTCAGCTTTTTCTTGGCCTGTTGATCTCAGCAACACACATGCTAATGTCTTCAGGAACTAGTGGCCTTTACCAAAGGTAATATTAAGGTTGGGGTAAGAGAAAGAACCTTTTTATACCCTTTTATAAGTGTTTCATTATCTCAAGGGGGATAAAAGACACTGAAAAGGAAATCTAAGTGGAATAGGGTTAAAGTCTTAATTGGTGATCTTAGAAAACTCATGGCAGACTGAAAACTactaaaaaaaaggataaattatcAAATAGCAGATTCATAGTAAGTTATGATAAACTGTAATTGAGGGGTTATATATTCCAAGTTTGAGCCAAACATGAACACCTGTAACATTCCCTTGACATGTGACATAGCTCTCATGGCAATTCTCCCCAAAATGCAGTGGTTAGGTAAGGATTCAGCCACACTtacctgggttttgttttgggtttttttagaggATTACAAAAtccttattttttacttttttggccacatcacacagcatgggggatcttagctccccgaccagggatcgaacccacactccctgcagtggaagtgcagagccttaaccactggcctaccagggaagtccctgcctggATTTTAATACTGGCCTCACCACTTACTAGGTGTGTGATTTGGGAaagtctgtttccttatctgtagaataAGATTTAGTAGGGCTGCTTTGACAATTAAATCAGTTAATACTGGgtaaaactcttagaacaatGACTGCCATCCTATAGATGTTTGTTCAATCGAACAAACACTTAAGTTTATATTTACTCCTAAAATTCACTGAACCTCTCCCCAGTTCCCTTCCCAGACAAAGGACAAGGACCTTACCTGCATCATGTGCAGCAGCAGCAGGCCCTCGAACATCATCATAGGACTGCCCATCTGTGACAATTACCAGGAAGTTCTTGTTGGGGCTGTCCCTCATGGGACCAAACACATTTCTCACAGTAAAGGAAATGGCATCACCAGTAGCTGTCCCACCACTCATATAGCGGATGTTTCTGATAACGGCTAGGACATTCTCTTTGGTGCTATAGTCAGTGAAACTGAATTCTGTGCGCTGATCGTAGGTGAACTGTACGGCAGCTATCTTGGCACCAATGTCTGAGATTTCAAAAATCTTAGCTATGTTGGAAATAAATTCAAGAATGAGGCGGAAATTACTTTCACCAACACTACTGGAGCCATCAATTAGAAAGGCAATGTTCACTGAGTTGTAACAGGTCTTGCTGCACACCATTTGCTCATGAGTGCAGAGCTTCTGTACCAGAGGTTTTACGTATTTTGTGGTGCCAAACCAATTGGGCATGTAGTAAGAGAAGAAGCCATTACTCCGACAGACAGCCTAATGGGAGAGACACATAAAAGATAACCAAAGGAATCAAaagttgtttctttaaaattatgaaaacattaaATCTTGAATCTTCAAAGTTAACCCAGATATGGTCCAGTCAGCACTACACCTAGAGGTCCCAAACTGAATCACTACTATAACAGAAGACACTCTCAACTCCTTACCTTGTCAACAAATGCAACATCCGGAACCATTCCCAGTTCCTCAGGGATAGGCTTAGCCACAGAAACTATAAATACATTGACACCAAACTCTCTGGCCACAATGCCTGCTTCCTCAATGTCATCAGAAGGCCAGCCATCAATGAATACCACCACCACTTTGGGAATCCCTTTTCTCGCTCCAGTGTCTGCTGTGAAGAATTTCTGGGCGGTGTGCTTCAAGGCTTTTCCTAGGtttgaaaaagaagcaaactggAATGGCACCACTGCTTAAAATGACACTTCTATTTCCCTGTACGAACTTGATGCCTCCAAGTTTAAGAATTTAACACATATAGAACTCAGTTCTTTAACACGTGCATCAGATGGGAAAGTTTAATTATCCATCATGCCTATTTTTTGTCTTCACAACCCACATTTCTTCCATCACCTACCCCCCAGAGCATTACATTCCCTTTCCTTACATCAATCACCAGTCAGAAACATAAACCTGACTCCCACTTCTGTACTTGTGCTCTCTATCTAGCCCCTTAGTGACTGACGAGTACCTCTACGGGCTCAGAACAAGAAGTCTCCCCTCAGAAGGTCCAACATTCTATTTTAGTTCTTTCTGTCACATCTGCATTCATTAGATGAGTCTGTTGatctttgcttcttttaaatattctaaacAGGTACTTTTCTAAAGTGACATCTGCCCTACCTGAGGATTATAAGTCACAAcgtcttatattttttaaaatgagcaataCCAATAAACCCTTTGGTACATTTTCcattataaattaaatatctCAGATATCAAGTGCAGACCTAACCAAGATCAGTGCCAGGAAGAAGAGTTTCACTTCTGCTTATATAAAATAGCATAATACTGTCTTACATGTCTGATCATTCATAACCCTCTCTGTGTTACATCCCAGATGCTGAAGTCTACTTACCTGTATTGGTATTACCCCCTCTGAAACCTACTTCCTTTATGGCAAACAAAACATCTTTGGCTGATGTAAAGTTTTTCAAGTAAAATTCTATTTTGGGATGTTCACTaggcaaaaaagggaaaaaatgttatcCAGGGAGAATtggaaatgtaaaacaaacaagcaatattatataccttaaaaaaagtctttaaattgGACAATACCTAAGTTTCTTAATTCCACAGCATACAGCCAACTAGGGTATATTGCATCCTTACTTGAATTTTAAGGGTTCTTTcaaaaaatgtaacaaaaacaACTGCTACCTTGAGGGTTTATTGTATTCTGGGTAATATGCTAAATACATACTACATGTATAATCTCATTTCATCATAACTGTACAAGGTAGGGATTATTATCCCTATTACATAAATGGAGGCCCAGAACACCTAGGTAATTTACCCAACAAAAcataaccacattttaaaattcaggtttGTCTGGCTCCTAAACTATATGAAGCACCTGAAACCGGGTGGCTCAGGGCACTGGGCTTAATGGAAATCTGCAGAGATGGGCACCAGATAGTTGGAACATAGCTGGGTGTGAGTCTAGGTCTGCTCCAGTGGGGAACCTTGGAAGCCCTGAATAGTCTGGGTCTATTAACCCAGGTCTCTGGTCAGAAGAGGCAATTTCAGTGACACTAAGgccaacatttttaaaatgagaaaacttacAAGGAAACAAATTATAAAGTATTATAATATTGAATTTTTCTTATGATAAATGATATTGACATTTGCTAATCTtacaattatgtatattttaatagatttgggatttttcatatttaatagtAAAAGAATTTCAGCTTTTATAACTTACTCTGTGTTCATTAGAGACCATGTTGAGTGAAAACAATTAGTTAAAGCACAATTTTTGTGTTTAAAACTTTTAGATAAGTCAAAATTTCATCAGTGCAAAATTTTAAGATCTTAGCATTATCAATTGCCACTAAGTCAAGATTTCTGAAGGAAATAGCACTCATTGTATTTCTGCATACTTGGTGGCATGATTTCTATATACTTGGTTTAATGGTTGGGTCACAAAATCAGTTTTCATGAGTCaataatcttttcatttttatggtcACTTTTCAACTATCCAAATTATTATTTATGAGATTTAGTCTTAGTTTTGCATCCTTAATGAGATATTCTCTTATTCTACTTAAATATAAACTCTTGACATAGTTTATCTATTCTAATGTTCTtcctaaaatagaaaaatcataaatcagGACGTTTATAAAGAAGCTAGTCTTTGTATGCGTCTACAAAGTAGTGTAGCTTTCCTCTTGAAAAAGAGTTAGgtaaaaacagcaaagaaaaaatattagaagaaaaatattgagGGGAATTTGCCCTATGAGatgttaaaatatacaataaagctacaataatcaaagcATTGTAGAAAAGATGTTAGAATTAACATATGGATCAAAGAAACATTTGTCTAAAGTTATAAATTGATATCACAAATGAATGGAATAAGAAGctcatttttttaagatatggGACAATGGTTAAATTATGTATAAATCAACAAAGTTAATGATTCTTACaccaaaaaaaattctaagaaccAATTGTAAAAAACAAGATAAGaacaaatagaaatataaatatttgtaatccTACTTGTGACACCCTTACACACAGCTGATAGTAGTTTAAACTGAATCAACTTTCTAGAAAGCAATTTAACTGTTTATTTCAGAAGCCTTAAAAATGTCagaacccgggcttccctggtggcgcagtggttgagagtccgcctgccgatgtaggggacacgggttcgtgccccggaccgggaagatcccacatgccacggagcggctaggcccataagccatgaccgctgagcctgtgcgtccggagcctgtgctccgcaatgggagaggccacaacagtgagaggcccgcgtaccgcaaaaaaaaaaaaaaaaaaaatgtcagaaccCTTTGACtcaatctcacttctgggaatCTAGCCGAATGAATTTATCAGAGATGGCACAAAGATGACATAAGGATGCACAGTGTAATTGTGAAAAAACAatagaatggttaaataaatcatgCTAAGGAACATTACGAAACATcattttttgaagaatatttgtgATACTGAGCTCACAATGCTCAGTATTGTGAGCATCAGTATTTTGATATAATCTGAGCTTTTGATATAATCTgagcttttgaaaaagaa
Above is a genomic segment from Pseudorca crassidens isolate mPseCra1 chromosome 1, mPseCra1.hap1, whole genome shotgun sequence containing:
- the COCH gene encoding cochlin isoform X2, translated to MSAAWIPILCLGVCLLLLLPQTAGSEGAVPIAITCFTRGLDIRKEKADVLCPGSCPLEEFSVFGNIVYASVSSICGAAIHRGVISNSGGPVRIYSLPGRENYSSVVANGIQSQTLSRWSASFTVTKGKSGTQEATGQAVSTARPAIGKRLKKTPEKKTGNKDCKADIAFLIDGSFNIGQRRFNLQKNFVGKVALMLGIGTEGPHVGLVQASEHPKIEFYLKNFTSAKDVLFAIKEVGFRGGNTNTGKALKHTAQKFFTADTGARKGIPKVVVVFIDGWPSDDIEEAGIVAREFGVNVFIVSVAKPIPEELGMVPDVAFVDKAVCRSNGFFSYYMPNWFGTTKYVKPLVQKLCTHEQMVCSKTCYNSVNIAFLIDGSSSVGESNFRLILEFISNIAKIFEISDIGAKIAAVQFTYDQRTEFSFTDYSTKENVLAVIRNIRYMSGGTATGDAISFTVRNVFGPMRDSPNKNFLVIVTDGQSYDDVRGPAAAAHDAAII
- the COCH gene encoding cochlin isoform X1; this encodes MSAAWIPILCLGVCLLLLLPQTAGSEGAVPIAITCFTRGLDIRKEKADVLCPGSCPLEEFSVFGNIVYASVSSICGAAIHRGVISNSGGPVRIYSLPGRENYSSVVANGIQSQTLSRWSASFTVTKGKSGTQEATGQAVSTARPAIGKRLKKTPEKKTGNKDCKADIAFLIDGSFNIGQRRFNLQKNFVGKVALMLGIGTEGPHVGLVQASEHPKIEFYLKNFTSAKDVLFAIKEVGFRGGNTNTGKALKHTAQKFFTADTGARKGIPKVVVVFIDGWPSDDIEEAGIVAREFGVNVFIVSVAKPIPEELGMVPDVAFVDKAVCRSNGFFSYYMPNWFGTTKYVKPLVQKLCTHEQMVCSKTCYNSVNIAFLIDGSSSVGESNFRLILEFISNIAKIFEISDIGAKIAAVQFTYDQRTEFSFTDYSTKENVLAVIRNIRYMSGGTATGDAISFTVRNVFGPMRDSPNKNFLVIVTDGQSYDDVRGPAAAAHDAGITIFSVGVAWAPLDDLKDMASKPKESHVFFTREFTGLEPIVSDVIRGICRDFLESQQ